The window AGCGTGCTTTCCCTGGGACTGGGAAGTGACGTGTGGTTGAGCAGCAACCGCTCCCACTGGCTAAAGTCAACTGGCACTTTCTTACTGAACAAATCACGAGTAAGCAGAAGATTGGCTTCCTTTAGCGAGAAACTATTATGCTACTTTAATTCTTAATAGTATGGCAGCAGCAAGACTACTAATACTATGAGaaagtgagctggattctattctggttTGTACGTCGCTAACAAAACTAGGCCCTAAGTTTAGTACCAAACCTTGCCCTCATTTGCAGTTCTACTGTGGAGGCCGTTTATTTCTGATGGGGTAGGAACCAGTGGGATTGTACAGATGAGAGGACAACATTGGACCTTGTTAATAGTGATGAAGTGCAAGCCGGAAATAACTCAATTTAAGTTGCTGGCTCTGGCAGTTCTTAAACACTTTGTCACGTAGACACCCTTGTTAAGGAGtccttcagatttaaaaaaaataatggcgGCGGACTCCATAATGCCCATGAGTGAAACAACTGAAGGAGTGTTTAAGTTTGCAGAATGGAACTGAGCTGACCTTTCCTTAAACATAAAACAGTGTTAGCTGCTATTGCATGGAAGACCTGAATTgaaggggttggagtggggggaagAGCATTTTATTTATAATCCGAAAAAGGGTTAGTGTATTTGAGTGTTGCAGGTGCACAACTTCATATTTGTACTACATTAGAATAGTGTTTGGTTCTGGCTTGCATCTTATCACTTGATGGCACAATAATTCTTCTGTAAGGTCATTCAGCCACTttgatcttgttgatttcagtgctggCCAGAAATCTTGCATTGTATTTTGTAATCCTATTTTTAAATTGCTTAGAGAGGAAGACGGGGAAGGCAACAATACTGACAATTCACCTGAAGATAAACTCAGACAAGGCACTAGAGAGGAAGATGGGGAAGGCAACAATACTGACAATTCGCCTGAAGATAAACTCAGACAAGGCACTGAAGAGGCAAAGGTTTGGCAATTAAGGGAGAATCCTTCAATTCTTTGTCATTAGTGTTCATGATATTGTGATTAAGGTTGAATCAGCCCTTCCTATTCTAAATGCTGCTGTTGAGGAAATAAAACAGGTGTAAATCCCCAGGCTTACATGTGCGTGTTCCGTTTTTAGCCCTGGTATTCTTTATCTCGTCTTCGAAATTAATTGTTGAGCCTCTCAGCAATAAGCTTTTTATGAGATAATACTCTCTTGTTCTCTAGCTAGCTTAAAAAAACTaagtagttttaaaaacaaaatttgacaaaCAATCCCTCATCTGGACTCTTACTTAGAAACCATCTAGTTTATTATATTTAATCTAATTTTGTTTTAGGCACATGAGCAGTGCTGCTGTTCCATTTTACCAGGCCTGGCTCAAAACACTGCTCTAGCTAACATtcaaggagtgtgtgtgtgtgtgtgtgtgtgtgtgtgtgtaagtgtaatTGTTTTGAAGTTGTGTGGTCAGCTGCTTCGGAACGTCAGCCCCTAGTTAGTTTCCTTCCCTATTTTTACCTCCTCACTAAAAACTTTCTATCCTGAAATCAAACAACCACGGACTCTACACTGAGCTAAATAAAAATCATGTTGAAGTTATGGCTTCTGAGGCTCATGGACAAAGCAAATAATACCTAAAGACTTGTTCATATTCTTCTTTGCTTCTCTACTTGAAGCAAACTAATTGCCTGTCCTAGTGGaactgaaagaggcagggaagacaAAGTGTATATGCTTGTTTAAAATAATTAGACCCTCTGCAAGGAAAGGAAAGGGTTGTGAATATATGGCACGCTTTTAATTGTTGTCCATTTTAACTCTGTTTTAGCAGCCAGAAAACCCACGAAGGATGCATTTTGCGCATAGAGTGATAAAAGCCCTGGACCCTCGGATCTATCGAAATGTAGAGTTTGAAGTTTGGTTGGACAGCAGAAGAGGTACCCAAAAAGCCATGTTGTATATGCTGTAAATTCCTGGCTAAAAGTAAAAGTTATTGAGGCCCAATGAGGTTATTTTATTGACTGATTTACAAGTATTTTGGACCTGCACAGGGGCTTGAGCAGATAGCCATGTACCTGAAACGTAAAGGGCACTGTCTAACCCAGCAAACATATCTGTGGAGCGTACATCCTGTTACCAGCCAGACACTTCTTATTTTCATCTCTAAGCAACCATTAGAGTACTTCTGGTCTTCTGTGATGTCCATCATGCTCCTGAAATCTGATCTGTTGAGAAAAACATACTGGTTCTGGACTAGAATATAGGGGGATTCAGGAAAGCTAAGTGCAATAGCAGAGTATCATCTTGTAAGACTATTTTCAGATAGTGTTCAGATGTAAAATGGGGGGGGTATGTTTTTACTTTATGGTAGCAGTGTCTGCAAAAGGCTCGTGTTCCATAAACGTGTTTGGGTTCAGAGTAACTGTAAAGGAGCAGGGTTGGTTAGTGTGCACTCTGAACTGTCAAATGAGGCAAGTGGTCCCTTCCTCTCCAGCTCTCCAGGGGCTTGAGCACTAGGGAAATGTTACCCTCTCTCCCCACATCTCATCTTACACGCCAAAGAATCCCAAATCGTGAACGCAGCATTAGGTTCACTTCGCTCATCACGGAAATTCAGTCCATTCCTTTCTGGGACTAAACAGAGCAGCCAGTTCCCAGTGTGCAACAGCGCTATACAGACACTTGGGAGTGATAAAGGAAGAATAACTTTTCAGAATTTCCCTGTCAGGGAGGTTTAAGTAGATTACAATTGTCCAGTTACATCCCATCCCGCCTTACAAAATGATCACAACTGGTCAGCATTTGGTGTTTTCCTCTCTTCTGTTAGCCAGGCTGGGCTTTCGAATCCCAGTACAGCTACACTGCCTGCTGCTTTTGGTGAGGTGCGGAGTAGATACACTGCACACATCTCTAGCATGGGTATtcgtagcagtgtagacagtgaggctCTGCTTAGGCAAGTCGAGTGAAGACCTGCCTGAACCCAATGTGTGTGTACTTGCACAAGCAGTGGTTCTCCTGTCTCTCTGTTCATTGCAGGGAAAAGCTCCAGCAGTTGGGAAAGGCTCCAGGAGCCAGCCGACCAGAGCCTTTTCTcatagcagggaaaggctctgggaggagggcgGTAGTGGAGACAGACCTTGGCAGTTCCCTCctgccagagcttttcactgacgcatgtagctacatgccagcgtaaacagggaataatcttactatgctgtaactgacctctggaagctTCTCATAATGcttttttaagtaaagattacgCTCTTctttttgttgtgatgcctctgtttgtttcgttgtgaactccgggctcctgaagctgcttatcaaaaaaacaaacacagctcctgtttgccgtgaatgagctccctttggaacgcccacagctagtgtttgcttgaagagagggggcttgaggagagaagcagcgcgATGTGCGGGAGGGAGGTAGGGAAGGAGGGGTCCTTTTcggggaggctgcttatctggtgcTTTCAGTGAGCGAGAGAGGGTCGGAGAGGGGCTTgtaacttgcaaggcagctgctgacagagtgtcGGCTCCagaaatccactctctctctctctccccacgctccctgtcacactcgaccgcacccccttttgaaaagcacgttgcagccacttgaatgctgggatagctgcccataatgcaccgctcccaatgccgctgcagatgctgcaaatgtggccacaacagCGCACTGGCAGGTGTCAGCgtggacagactgcagctctttccctacacagctgtacgaagacttGTTTAACtgccagcactgtacagctgcaaataTAGCCACACCCTCAGAAGAAAGGGACGTTCTCTGTTTCTGGCCCAACATTTCTATATAGCATTGCTGCACACTGGTCCCAGAAAAGACTGAATTTCAGTGATGAGCAAAGTGATCCTGTTGTTGAATATgtattttgtaaagtgcttttggaTTCTTTGTGCCTCCCAGATTGTCTTGCATGCCAATCTTCCTCCAGAGCCTGACTGCCGGCAGTCACATGGAAGTTGTCATTATGCTTTGTGGCATCCCAGGTTGTGGGGAGAGTGCAACATTTCCCTCGTGCTCAAGCCGTGGAAGGGACTACTTGGTAGTTCAGAGTGCTCACACAAtgatgtccaggaaaatacaggAGATAATTTACTCGTTTCAGCCTATAATACTTGAGTGCAATTCTGGGTAATGGGTAAAAAATGAACCTAGCTTAAACTTTCACTTTGATCTCTTGTAGAACTTAGAAAAACTGGTTACTTCATGTTGGCTGGGAGAAAGTACTGTGTAGGAGACAGATGTCAGGTTAGTACTTGAAGCAGATTCAGTAATGATGAATGATTAAAGTTGCTTTAAATAAAGTATATTAAGTCATAAAACTATCTGAACTCATAGGGTCTTAAGAGATTTCTTCTCTCATTATAACTATTAAATATGATGGGGtcatcagaatgattttttttaattaactttctgTAAATTCAAAACTAGCACAAGATAGCACATGGGAAAGGCTGTTTGGAAGCTGACCAGGAACCAGTGCTATAAATCCTGAAAGTAGAAGAGTTTAAGACTGAACTCTTGAAATGCACAGATGCCACAGTGACTGGCACTGTATATGAACCTCAGCAGAATGGAGATGAAAGATGGACaataagggttttttgttttatgtgtGTGCAGTGGGTCCTGTTTAGTTTAGTTGTTGAATCGTACAAGGCAGTTTTGGTTCTGACCTGTCTCCTCCCTGCCTTTGTTCCATCCATGAGATcatctcttcttctttttcttgttgtttgtatctgttcctgcagtctctctccctctgctgcccACTCTTCTACTGTCTCTGTCGGGTAGGGCGGGCAGTGCTGGACTGAGGTTTTCCAAGACTCTGAAGCTAGCTCAGTGGTATGTGAGCAGCGTGAAAACAGCTCCTATGTTACCAACCATTGGGGGGAACCAGAGCACCATTAATGGGTCGCCATTTGGGATTACCTACTCCCCCTTTATTTCCTCCTCAGGTATGTCTGGAGCCTGGGGGTGAGTACTACAATGCTCGTATCCGGGAAGTTGAACCTAATGACAACATGGTGGCCGTGTTCATTGAAGAGCTGGCAGAAAGGTAAGTAATCTGGAGACAGCCTTAAAGCTGTGTCTCTTATTTGCTGAAATCCTCCTTTTTGGTGACTCTGCGCATACACACCTCTCTCCCAACAGGTGTTTAAATTGTGGCTGTTGGAATGTTTTGAAACTCTGGGTTCAGTTTCTCTTCAAAATATAAGATAAAAACCAGACCTCGTTCCTTACCAGTTGAACAGCATGGCAGTAGCTACCATTCCACTGGTAGCAGATGGCAGGGGTAATACCTCTTGGGTTTTCACTGAAAACATTCCAGGTATAATCTAACTACCATGCAGAAGAGTCTCCTGCTTCTTGGGCTGAGTTCATGGTGAACAATGAGTCTATACAACTGGCTTCTAGAACTTCTTAGGAGTGGGACTTACATCACAGCTAAATAACGGGTTCTGACAACTCTCATTCAAATTCtctccttgcccctcccccttcatttgGGGAGTTTTGTAAATGCCATACAATAAATGTCATACCTCTAGCAAAAATGCCACGTGTTGGGACATCCCAAAATTACCTCTGATGATCTGTCTGGATTGTAAGATTAAAAAGCACAACTCTGGTGCTATGTGCACGTTATAAGTGACGGGTATTGCAGCGAGCCCTTGAGTGAAAGAGTGTGCAGGAGTTAAAGACTGGATTAAAGATAAATTAATAACAATCCTGAGAATAGCTAGCTAGTCTCTGAAAGCCAAGACAATGCTGGgatctaaattttaaaaagtgtatggGGGGAACTGACTAGTGTACACATTATACATTACTGTGTATGTTACTAGTGCTGTTCTGGGGATGATTCTGCCTCTGACACTGGATCTGTCTCTAAAGAATGGCGTTGGCATAGATGCAAGTTACATGTCTATAGCAGGGGAGACTTTTGTTTTGCCCTCATCTAGTTCTGAGAAATCTCAAGTAGGGTTACTATACACATGGGTTGGAAGGCTAAAAATGCTGTATTTAAACTGTCCCCTGGCTTTGGCTAACACAGATGTACATAGTTTAGAAATGTATGTCTTTGTTTTCATGAGCTTCTTAAATCAAGAAAAGTCTGTTTAGTAATAGCTGCTCACACTTGATGGCAGAATTTTTTGTCTGACGTGTCACTGATCTGCATTAGCATGCATTCCTTGGGCACTACTTACACTAGTATTTTTCATGTAGGTATATTGTTCCATTGGCAAACTTTAAACCAGTGACACAAGTGACTCCTGACCCTGCCTGCAACAGGGTTCCCAGTCAAAGAGGAGGAAACAATGAGAAAATGACTTGTTCCCCATCGGAATCACAAAGTAAGGTCTTGAGGGCGGGGTTTTAATGATGAGAGTACTGGCTTGGCTTTGCCAAAATTGGGAGGCCACTCTGTTTGTACGAGGCTTATTAAACATTCTGCTCATCTACCTCTAAAGGCTTAAATTAGTATTTTAATAAGATCACACATTTGATTGCATTTTTCTGGGTGGGTGACACCCCCGTACTCCATATGCAAATATTAACTTACAGAATTTCTCATAAGAAATTGTCTAGCACTACTTTATAATCTGAATGTACctctggagtttgtttctccgtTTAAGGCAGTCACGTAGATCCGTACAGATGTTTAACTGATctaacttctcttttccatttgcaccctcattattttttttcctgtgctgcTTTGAAATTGCAGGAATGAATAGGAAATCATGGAAGAGACTATTAAAGAAAGTCCGTGGGAAAGAAGCTAACATGACAATGACTAATAATAGGAGTCAGACAGTTCTTCCACCCTTGCACAATGTTCCTTCAGGTCACCCTTCTCCATCTAATTACTCTCAAACTTCTGGGAATACAGCATACTATATAAACTACCATCCTCCGATGCATGGCAGGGGATATAGCATGCCCAGGTATGAAGGCTTGGAATACAAACAAAGACCGGTATTCATTCCCTGTTCTGTATCCCACAGGTTTAGCCCTAGCTAATCTTCAGATATTTAATAGATGATTCTACTGGTGAGTTTCATCTGAGAGAATCTGTAGGCCCTTCTTGgtagctggattttttttatccCTTTAAACTTAGAGGATCTGCTCGATTTACAAACAGGCACAACATGGTTGGCCCTCAGGTACCATTGTACCCTGACCCAGGGAAGAGGTGTTATCAGAGCTATGGCAATTTCTTCTGTGTGTCCCAGTAAGTGATTATACATTTCTTTACAAAACACTGTactataaataaggggaaaataaGCTTTTTAAATGGCATGATACTAAACAATGTGTAAATAGCACTTCCGCAAACTTATGTAAGGGCATTTTCAAAAGAAGTATAATTAAGCATATTTCCATTAAGTTTTAACTCCCGTGTGTGTGTCTTGATTTTTCTCTGAAGTTTATATAGCCATAGTCACCAGCAGTTGCAGTATCTCCATCAGGCATATCCACATGTACCACAGACTGGGGAGGAGCCTCAGGCTTTGGAAGAAACCATAACTTCAAATGAAACTGAAGGAGGAGATGAGGCCGCTTTTCCTGCTGTCCCAGTAAGTCATGAGCTAGAAGTTCATGTAGAAATGTTTGCGAAAAGGAAAAGCTAGTACAAGTGTGCAATGTTGGGGTGGGTTGTTAACATACCGCTCATATTTCTTGCAATAGGCTTTTCAGACTTGCATGTGCAGCTTTGAAAGATGCGAAAGGGAGCTCTCCTCTTGTTTGCCATGCTCTAGTTAGTCTCTTAGTTAAATAACTATGAaagctttaaaagcagcaaagaatcctgtggcaccttatagactaacagacgttttggaacatgagctttcgtgggtgaatacccacttcgtcatgcatgtagtggaaatttccaggggcaggtatatatatgcaagcaggctagagataatgaggttagttcaatcagggaggatgaggccctgttctagcagttgaggtgtgaaaaccaagggaggagaaactgggtttgtagttggcaagccattcacagtctttgtttaatcctgagctgatggtgtcaaatttgcagatgaactgaagctcagcagtttctctttgaagtctggtcttgaagtttttttgctgcaggatggccaccttaaggtttgctatagtgtggccagggaggttgaagtgttctcctacaggtttttgtatattgccattcctaatatctgatttgtgtccatttatccttttccgtagagactgtccagtttggccgatgtacagagcagaggggcattgctggcatatgatggcgtatattacattggtggacttgcaagtgaatgaaccagtgatggtgtggctgatctggttaggtcctgtgatggtgtcgctggtgtagatatgtgggcagagctggcaccGAGGTccattgcatggattggttcctgagctagagttactatggtgtggcgtgcaattactggtgagaatatgtttcagatcaTCAGGTTGTCTGTTGGCgagaactggcctgccacccaaggcctgtgaaagtgtgggatcgttgtccaggatgggttgtagatccctgatgatgcgttggaggggttttagctggggactgtatgtgatggccagtggagtcctgttggtttctttcttgggtttgtcttgcagtaggaggcttctgggtacacgtctggctctgttgatctgtttccttattttctcgagcg of the Gopherus evgoodei ecotype Sinaloan lineage unplaced genomic scaffold, rGopEvg1_v1.p scaffold_63_arrow_ctg1, whole genome shotgun sequence genome contains:
- the LOC115643593 gene encoding putative bifunctional UDP-N-acetylglucosamine transferase and deubiquitinase ALG13, which encodes MQPVWKKDFGQKSEDEVIMDAYLSSQGLYRKLTARDASCLFRAVSEQVFYSQIHHQEVRKACVSFMRENRENFEAYVEGSFEEYLEWLGDPEGRAGQLEISALSLMYKRDFILYQEPGQPPTCPTNNGFEDKILLCCSSDSHYDSVCTEQFHADAAVCQAVLYEILYKDVLGVEEKELKTAVDWFRREEKKKRNRASVGSKDANSDSLPKEGSNTSSERREEDGEGNNTDNSPEDKLRQGTEEAKQPENPRRMHFAHRVIKALDPRIYRNVEFEVWLDSRRELRKTGYFMLAGRKYCVGDRCQVCLEPGGEYYNARIREVEPNDNMVAVFIEELAERYIVPLANFKPVTQVTPDPACNRVPSQRGGNNEKMTCSPSESQRMNRKSWKRLLKKVRGKEANMTMTNNRSQTVLPPLHNVPSGHPSPSNYSQTSGNTAYYINYHPPMHGRGYSMPRGSARFTNRHNMVGPQVPLYPDPGKRCYQSYGNFFCVSHLYSHSHQQLQYLHQAYPHVPQTGEEPQALEETITSNETEGGDEAAFPAVP